The following are from one region of the Dreissena polymorpha isolate Duluth1 chromosome 2, UMN_Dpol_1.0, whole genome shotgun sequence genome:
- the LOC127868133 gene encoding ankyrin repeat domain-containing protein 50-like has product MATSGRKLLRDSSRAGFEKREKRRQIRRLQEAIDKKDTETVKEILQDEFDVDFQYRGQTALQQAVREGCLDICKLLIAKGANVNMSDAEQNNLLNMACWRGFAEISDLLIQNGADIDERNIHGFTPANTCALQGYPDILQMLISAKADLDIHNQHGTTALHTAVARRHFECVQLLMLGGCRVDTQDERRRTPLIVAAGSGFADVIELLVNGGASVNAKDITGTTALFSAVANGYPEVVRSLVNSGADINQPTTKGVTPLLEAIHNGFTDIAQLLIDSKCDVNLTDRLHQAPIHLAIAKASQFFSETTDAATGLVRSLVEAGCDINLPDKGGSTPLYQSASAGNLDLTEYLLSRSADIAARKKDGDTVLHGAVHGNNPNIVQRLIQAGCPLNDKNLKGEHPLLTAITFSAKLEMIKALVSGGSCLDERDTVAGNTPLHYAILHYNTPAALLLIDSGCDVNMLNTKRHSPLYTACEKNAEEVARRILGSPKFQKRLFLVRNIPQPLFAAVSNGHAHMVDMLIQTGCDINMINSDGQTPVQQALTENCPFVVKLLLKYNCDLHAHARVKRLYKCCLLHEDQHPHFDLEPLFVALTHKSVDLLKLLIVCYWKIPGKFIAELDNVFQTTAELNTHYSHDLKSEIREVFLLSSRFPRSLKECCRALVRERLGACPGEKVEQLPVATMMKDYILMEEYFGDLWEKIEEHENSQPKHNFNAFNSVTYRDIGP; this is encoded by the exons ATGGCAACCAGTGGAAGGAAACTTTTAAGAG ATAGTTCCAGAGCTGGTTTCGAAAAAAGAGAAAAGAGAAGACAGATTCGACGTCTGCAAGAAGCTATCGACAAAAAAGATACTGAAACTGTAAAAGAGATTCTGCAAGATGAATTTGATGTGGATTTCCAGTATCGTGGACAAACTGCTCTTCAACAGGCTGTAAGGGAAGGCTGCCTTGATATCTGCAAACTGCTGATTGCCAAGGGCGCAAATGTCAACATGTCCGATGCTGAACAGAATAATCTTCTCAACATGGCTTGTTGGCGAG GTTTTGCAGAGATCTCTGACCTATTAATACAGAATGGAGCTGATATAGATGAACGCAACATTCACGGGTTTACACCAGCCAACACCTGTGCGTTACAAGGCTACCCTGACATTCTACAG ATGCTAATCTCCGCCAAGGCTGACCTTGACATTCACAACCAGCATGGCACCACCGCTCTGCACACGGCCGTGGCGCGCCGCCATTTTGAGTGTGTCCAGTTGCTGATGCTGGGTGGGTGCAGGGTTGACACCCAGGATGAGAGACGCCGGACGCCGCTCATTGTCGCTGCAGGCAGTGGCTTTGCTGACGTCATAGAGCTCCTTGTGAATGGAG GTGCCAGTGTTAATGCCAAGGATATCACAGGGACTACGGCTCTGTTTTCTGCTGTTGCCAACGGATACCCAGAAGTTGTGCGCTCTCTGGTGAACAGTGGGGCTGATATCAACCAGCCCACAACTAAAGGGGTCACACCATTGCTGG AGGCCATACATAATGGCTTCACAGACATTGCCCAGTTGCTCATCGACTCCAAGTGTGATGTCAATCTGACTGATCGACTTCACCAGGCTCCCATACATCTGGCAATTGCTAAAG CCTCACAGTTCTTCAGTGAGACAACCGATGCAGCCACAGGTCTGGTGAGGAGCCTGGTGGAAGCTGGGTGTGACATCAATCTACCTGATAAAGGGGGCTCCACTCCACTATATCAGAGCGCCTCGGCTGGAAACCTGG ATCTGACAGAGTACTTGTTGAGCAGATCAGCAGATATCGCAGCACGTAAGAAGGATGGTGATACTGTGTTGCACGGTGCTGTACATGGAAACAACCCAAATATTGTACAGAGGCTTATTCAGGCTG GATGTCCATTAAATGATAAGAACCTGAAGGGGGAGCATCCTCTGCTTACAGCCATTACATTTTCAGCAAAACTGGAG ATGATCAAGGCTCTGGTATCAGGTGGAAGCTGTCTGGATGAGAGGGACACTGTGGCAGGCAACACACCCCTCCACTATGCCATCCTGCACTACAACACCCCAGCAGCACTACTGCTCATTGACTCAG GTTGTGACGTGAACATGCTGAACACAAAAAGACACTCGCCCCTGTACACGGCTTGCGAAAAGAACGCAGAGGAAGTTGCAAGGAGGATTCTGGGAAGTCCCAAATTCCAGAAGCGTCTTTTCCTTGTCCGGAATATTCCCCAGCCATTGTTTGCTGCTGTCTCAAACGGCCATGCACATATGGTAGATATGCTCATACAGACTGGTTGTGACATTAACATG ATCAATTCTGACGGCCAGACCCCTGTCCAACAGGCTCTGACAGAAAACTGTCCGTTTGTCGTGAAACTTCTACTTAAGTACAATTGCGATCTACATGCGCATGCGCGAGTAAAACGTCTCTACAAATGCTGCCTCCTGCATGAAGACCAGCATCCCCACTTTGACCTTGAACCTTTGTTTGTGGCCTTGACCCACAAAAGTGTTGACCTCTTGAAACTGCTTATTGTCTGCTACTGGAAAATTCCAGGAAAGTTTATCGCAGAACTTGACAATGTTTTTCAGACTACTGCAGAACTAAATACGCACTATTCTCATGATCTGAAATCAGAAATCCGAGAAGTTTTTCTTCTCTCATCAAGGTTTCCAAGAAGCCTGAAGGAGTGTTGTCGAGCGCTTGTCAGAGAGAGGCTTGGGGCCTGCCCGGGGGAAAAGGTCGAGCAGTTGCCGGTAGCAACCATGATGAAGGACTATATATTGATGGAAGAATATTTCGGGGATTTGTGGGAGAAGATTGAAGAGCATGAAAACAGTCAGCCAAAGCACAACTTCAATGCATTTAACTCCGTGACATATAGAGATATTGGACCCTGA